The window TTGTCGATCTTGCGGAACTCGCTCATGGCCAAACCGCGACAGTGCAGCAAGAATGCCCGAACCGCACCGCCGTGAGTCACCACCGCCACCTGCTGACCGGGGTGCCGGTTGATCAGTGACCGGGCGGCATCAATCAGGCGGCCCTGAAAATGGGCGAAGGTCTCGCCGCCGCCCCGGGGCAGATCCTCACCCGCCCGCAGGCGTTCCCACTCCTCGGGGTGACGGGCAATCACCTCACCGGTCCGCAGCCCGCTCCAGGTGCCGATGTTCATCTCCCGCCAGCCGGTCTCAATGGTCGGCTCGACCCCCAGGGTCTGGCCCAGAATCATCGCCGTATCCACCGCGCGCATCAGGTCGCTGGTATAGATCGCCTGGACCGACTGCTTTTCCGCGTCCAGCCGCCGCGCCAGCCGCCACGACTGGTCCCGCCCATTGTCGCTCAGCGGCACATCGGCCTGGCCCTGCCAGCGGTTTTCCTGATTCCACACCGTCTCTCCGTGTCGGACCAAGAGTATATGGACCCCCTGCATGGCTTTCCTCATGAATCTCGATTCGTCAAATCCGTGTGTTTCGGGCGCGCTGCGGTTCAGGTGGTGTTAGCACGTCCGGCCCCGGATTGCCAGATTGCGAACCGCGCCCGACCTGTCCGGCGGCCTTGTCTTGACCGCAAAGGGGAACGATGATCTCTTCTCGCTGAGGCAGTCCTCATCGTTCAGCCGGGCGAGTCGAGAGCCCCAGAGGAGAGACGCAGCATGCAATACGGTGCCTTTTTACCCCATATCGGTCCGCTGGCCAGAGGCGACGTGCTGAACAATATTCGGACCACCGCCCAAACGGCCGAAGCCCTGGGCTACGATTCGGTGTGGGTGGGCGATCACATCGTCACCCCGCTGGAGATCGCCTCACCATACCCGTATACCGCCACCGGGGCGTTTCCGCTCGACCCGCACGCGCCTATCCTCGAACCGCTGACGGTCTTGAGCTTTGCCGCAGCCTGCACCACCACCATCCGTCTCGGCACAGCCGTCCTGGTCCTGCCCCATCGAAATGCGGTGGTGACCGCCAAGACGGTCGCCACCCTTGATGTCTTGTCCGCCGGCCGGGTCATCCTGGGGGTCGGCGTGGGCTGGATG is drawn from Desulfurellaceae bacterium and contains these coding sequences:
- a CDS encoding histidine phosphatase family protein, which translates into the protein MQGVHILLVRHGETVWNQENRWQGQADVPLSDNGRDQSWRLARRLDAEKQSVQAIYTSDLMRAVDTAMILGQTLGVEPTIETGWREMNIGTWSGLRTGEVIARHPEEWERLRAGEDLPRGGGETFAHFQGRLIDAARSLINRHPGQQVAVVTHGGAVRAFLLHCRGLAMSEFRKIDKIGNTGLSKVTLSADGGALIHYVNDTSHLDGVALSGETVDA